One genomic window of Bradyrhizobium sp. CCGE-LA001 includes the following:
- a CDS encoding HNH endonuclease → MLFSYTYVPHQMEKMQEFIDFIFFEVWCKAPDSERFNLSLFATKPELHDVMQAFFYSDANGADFFYGHVERIYNLFSKLDEPQIEQFKQWYRGNNNVEKVCANDSITQLVRYADIPVALKDLSDQLSSFFKGLYSQSLLDLTTLRNKIGDIDNHYRSFLKANKAGKCPFCGISDLHGQYHTKREAYDHYLPKALYPFNSINLRNLVPACHNCNSSYKTSKDPAHPVKDPAGGTKRRKVFYPYCTDPQPIEIVVNIAKPDVSALTPQDISIHFGPATLVDEIDTWRDVYGIDERYKAKVLGENDGKYWITQVLDEWQEEGRSPEAFLQILAKQTLKSPFAEANFLKMPFLEACRAKGVFDAANPL, encoded by the coding sequence ATGCTGTTTTCCTACACTTACGTGCCGCATCAGATGGAGAAGATGCAGGAATTCATCGATTTCATCTTTTTCGAGGTGTGGTGCAAGGCGCCAGACAGTGAGCGTTTTAACCTGAGCTTGTTTGCAACCAAGCCTGAACTGCACGACGTGATGCAGGCCTTCTTCTACTCGGATGCTAATGGCGCAGATTTCTTCTATGGGCACGTCGAGCGAATCTACAATCTATTCTCGAAACTGGACGAGCCGCAGATCGAACAGTTCAAGCAATGGTACCGGGGCAATAACAATGTCGAGAAGGTTTGTGCCAACGATTCGATCACGCAGCTGGTGCGTTATGCCGACATTCCAGTCGCCCTCAAAGACCTGAGCGATCAGCTCTCGTCGTTTTTCAAAGGGCTGTACTCACAGTCACTACTAGATTTGACCACCTTGAGGAATAAGATCGGCGACATCGACAATCACTACCGCTCTTTCCTGAAAGCGAACAAGGCAGGCAAGTGCCCGTTTTGCGGCATCAGCGACTTGCATGGTCAATACCACACTAAGCGCGAGGCCTACGACCATTACCTACCCAAGGCGCTGTATCCCTTCAACTCGATCAATCTCCGGAATCTTGTCCCGGCCTGCCACAACTGCAACAGCAGCTATAAGACCAGTAAAGACCCGGCTCACCCCGTTAAGGATCCTGCAGGTGGTACCAAGCGGCGGAAAGTATTTTATCCATACTGTACGGACCCACAGCCCATCGAGATTGTGGTTAACATAGCAAAGCCGGACGTTTCGGCACTCACCCCGCAAGACATCAGCATACATTTCGGTCCGGCGACGTTGGTCGATGAGATTGATACTTGGCGTGACGTCTACGGCATTGACGAGCGCTACAAGGCCAAGGTGCTAGGCGAGAATGACGGCAAGTATTGGATCACCCAAGTCTTGGATGAGTGGCAAGAAGAGGGCAGATCGCCAGAGGCTTTCCTGCAGATCCTCGCTAAGCAAACGTTGAAGAGCCCATTTGCTGAAGCCAATTTCCTGAAAATGCCGTTTCTCGAAGCGTGCCGAGCCAAAGGAGTGTTCGATGCGGCCAATCCGTTGTGA